Proteins from a single region of Methanobrevibacter sp.:
- a CDS encoding Ig-like domain-containing protein → MKLNRIVLMFVSLVIVMMMISAVSANINETDTLKDNTITFTDQLDTSNDGDTIQLSNGTYTDSDVTINKSLTIIGDYDTTFDGESKNSLFTIKGNSQVTFKNIKFTNFYKSGNGAVFDIEKSSTVILQNCTFTDNIMAINNLGHLEIYDSYFNNNNLVDEYTQGGAISNEGNLYVENSVFVNSNGCTHTNGATIFNNGDLTINKTTIANAYAKEESKGAALFNNGKCFMLNSIIENNTIERFNFNYIGGNVYNQGNLTAVGNIFRNNTGKYVKPNTWYEGSPTIYNVGSYLNLSYNAFIGNVYFNSISIDLFNNGAKYISLDNNWWGGDDPLATNKVNTGNTVNTWIVLDITPEYSALNINESVSIEASFKLSNGEYIKENVFPEFNITLTDGKTTVINGPFMFDKTQNKGSYTVSATSCGFTKQATIDVGKIPVYIYLTTGNVTYPNDVVVEFTCNVNQEITVALNNKNYTVKIINGKGTITFDDLDAKTYDLNVEYTGDADHFKAFNQTKITVAKMHVTLAIENVSDIKADEGIDAKIILNPNVSPVTANLYINGIFNKTIYLNDSVNNLTFRNLHEGKYNITLMISETENYFSANASAFFSVGRYDPKIGIKVDDINVGENAVAQISAYNFTGNVVLSINGVNSTVLIKNNTNISISNLGGGKYNVSIIFKGDNLYSPSIASTSFNVLKNNPEFDIDITRENRTGIIQINTNANCTGRVGVYVNFEVVYLNLTNGSATFNVTFDSGTNYVFAFYEGDRNFENATYNTTIIIDEDFIIVCEDVEAVEYNNFTYSIVLVEKNRITMPNRNVTIRFNNQIYNLTTDNDGMAGITLNLASGVYTISASYLNQTVTSNIIVKQLNFILNSNNISYGEDEIITVVFEGNVTGTVTFKIGDIIQSVDVVNSKASINISSLKIGKYDVSATYQNEIISKNLNSTFEVKKAVPTITVKTENILPGEEEMIEVSFSENIHGEVTIKVNDSIYIVEINDSKAILALNNQEIGKYDVIVTYDGNENYTNVSCQVSFSVRNETTTISLDINDSYYGQDLIIKAILNNAATGYVTFNINDISKTVDIINGEAICEFESLNVGTYRVDVTYSGDSTFIASSIYGFANVLKANSTINIVTGEVTLGENIMIYAYLPQNATGEVSFEMIGQYSKRIKQIDNGIAFWYISPLDAGKYTIIASYAGDANYNSSSATFVLKVSKIKSVLSVSINDASVNDRVIANIKLTDINGEAITGKVGLTIDSKTYNVDVKKGIGKLVIGKLKPGNYIFSAVCSGDDDYSTTSVSGSFKVASGLLESELIVGNVTSYYKGSQSLQIKLNSNNKAISGAIVIVKIGNKEYELTTDDEGKAVLDVDLNPGKYLAEVIFEETLSHKAANATAQITVLSTINSTDVVKLYGSGTQYFAMFFTSEGKALANTVVKFTINGKVYGVKTLANGIVRLNININPGTYKITAVNPQTGEKVVNTIRIYTKIMGNKDLTQYYGAGKYFKVRIYNTTNHNPVGAGCKVVFKVNKKTYTVKTDKNGYASLKISLKPGKYTITTTYNGTKVSNKITVKSLISAKNIVGIKVKKVTFKVKLVNKNGKIVKGKKITIKFKGKTYKVKTNSKGYACLILKNLKVGKYTVKSTYGYSKITNTIRIKK, encoded by the coding sequence ATGAAATTAAATAGAATTGTGTTAATGTTCGTCTCATTAGTAATAGTAATGATGATGATTTCAGCGGTAAGTGCAAACATTAACGAAACTGATACCCTCAAAGATAATACAATAACATTCACTGACCAATTGGACACATCAAACGATGGGGATACAATACAATTGTCTAATGGAACATATACAGACAGTGATGTTACAATTAATAAATCTTTAACAATAATTGGGGATTATGATACTACATTTGATGGTGAATCTAAAAATTCTTTATTTACAATCAAAGGCAATTCCCAAGTCACATTTAAGAATATCAAATTTACTAATTTTTATAAATCCGGAAACGGTGCGGTATTTGATATTGAAAAGTCAAGTACAGTAATTCTTCAAAACTGTACATTTACAGATAACATAATGGCAATCAATAATCTTGGCCATTTGGAAATTTATGATTCTTATTTTAATAACAATAACTTAGTCGATGAGTATACTCAAGGAGGAGCTATCTCAAATGAAGGAAATTTATATGTAGAAAATTCAGTATTTGTTAACTCTAATGGGTGCACACACACTAACGGCGCTACAATCTTCAACAATGGTGATTTGACAATAAACAAGACAACAATAGCTAATGCATATGCTAAAGAAGAATCAAAAGGAGCAGCATTATTCAACAATGGTAAATGTTTTATGTTAAATTCAATAATTGAAAATAATACTATTGAGAGGTTTAACTTTAATTATATTGGTGGAAATGTATACAATCAGGGAAATTTAACTGCTGTTGGAAACATATTCAGGAATAACACTGGTAAATATGTAAAGCCAAACACTTGGTATGAAGGATCTCCTACAATTTATAATGTTGGTAGTTATCTAAATTTATCATATAATGCATTCATTGGAAATGTTTACTTCAATAGTATTTCAATTGACCTTTTTAACAATGGTGCAAAATACATTTCACTTGATAACAATTGGTGGGGTGGAGATGATCCGTTAGCTACAAACAAGGTAAACACTGGAAACACTGTTAATACATGGATTGTTTTGGATATAACTCCTGAATACTCAGCATTAAATATCAATGAGTCAGTATCCATTGAAGCATCATTTAAACTTAGCAATGGTGAATATATAAAAGAAAATGTCTTCCCAGAATTTAACATAACTTTAACAGATGGGAAAACAACTGTCATCAATGGTCCTTTCATGTTTGACAAAACCCAAAATAAAGGTTCATATACAGTATCTGCAACTTCATGTGGATTTACAAAACAGGCAACAATTGATGTTGGCAAAATCCCAGTATACATATATCTCACCACAGGTAATGTTACATATCCTAATGATGTTGTTGTGGAATTTACATGTAATGTTAATCAAGAAATCACAGTTGCCCTAAACAACAAAAATTATACTGTGAAAATCATCAATGGTAAAGGAACAATCACTTTCGATGATTTGGATGCAAAAACATATGATTTAAATGTGGAGTATACAGGAGATGCTGACCATTTCAAGGCATTCAACCAGACAAAAATCACTGTAGCAAAGATGCATGTAACACTTGCAATTGAAAATGTTTCAGACATTAAGGCAGATGAAGGAATAGATGCAAAAATTATATTGAATCCAAACGTAAGTCCTGTCACAGCAAATCTTTACATCAATGGAATATTCAATAAAACAATTTATCTAAATGATTCTGTTAATAACTTAACTTTTAGAAATCTCCATGAAGGTAAATACAATATTACTCTCATGATTTCTGAAACTGAAAACTATTTCTCAGCAAATGCATCTGCATTTTTCAGTGTTGGAAGGTATGATCCAAAAATTGGCATTAAAGTGGATGACATAAATGTAGGTGAAAATGCAGTTGCACAAATTTCTGCTTATAATTTCACTGGAAATGTTGTATTGTCAATAAACGGTGTCAATTCAACTGTTTTGATTAAGAACAATACAAATATTTCTATTTCAAATCTTGGTGGCGGTAAATATAATGTTTCAATTATCTTTAAAGGTGATAATCTATACTCACCATCAATTGCATCAACATCATTCAATGTATTGAAAAACAATCCGGAATTTGATATTGATATTACAAGAGAAAATAGAACTGGAATAATACAGATAAATACAAATGCAAACTGTACTGGTCGTGTTGGAGTATATGTCAATTTTGAAGTTGTCTATTTGAATTTAACAAATGGCAGTGCAACTTTCAATGTCACATTTGACAGCGGAACAAACTATGTCTTTGCATTTTATGAAGGGGACAGAAACTTTGAAAATGCAACCTACAACACAACAATAATAATAGATGAGGATTTCATAATTGTCTGTGAGGATGTTGAAGCTGTTGAATACAACAATTTCACATATTCTATTGTTCTAGTTGAAAAGAATAGAATTACAATGCCAAACCGTAATGTCACTATCAGATTCAATAATCAAATATATAATTTGACTACAGACAATGATGGAATGGCTGGAATCACTCTAAATCTGGCTAGTGGAGTTTATACAATATCTGCAAGCTATCTAAATCAAACAGTGACAAGTAATATCATTGTAAAACAATTGAATTTTATATTGAATTCAAATAATATTTCATATGGTGAAGATGAAATCATAACTGTCGTTTTTGAAGGCAATGTTACAGGCACTGTTACTTTTAAAATTGGTGATATTATTCAAAGTGTTGATGTAGTCAACTCTAAAGCTTCAATAAATATTTCTAGTCTTAAAATAGGAAAATATGATGTTAGTGCAACGTATCAAAATGAAATTATCTCAAAGAATTTAAACTCAACATTTGAAGTCAAAAAGGCAGTTCCGACTATAACAGTTAAGACAGAAAATATTCTCCCTGGTGAAGAGGAAATGATTGAAGTATCATTTTCCGAAAACATTCATGGTGAAGTTACAATTAAAGTCAATGATTCAATTTATATTGTTGAAATAAATGATTCAAAAGCTATATTGGCACTTAACAATCAGGAAATCGGAAAATATGATGTAATTGTTACATATGATGGAAATGAAAATTATACCAATGTAAGCTGTCAAGTTTCATTTTCAGTCAGAAATGAAACCACAACCATTTCATTGGATATTAATGATTCATATTATGGACAGGACTTGATAATCAAAGCAATATTGAATAATGCTGCTACTGGATATGTTACTTTCAACATAAATGATATTTCAAAAACAGTGGATATAATCAATGGGGAAGCTATTTGTGAATTTGAAAGTTTAAATGTTGGAACCTATAGGGTGGATGTTACTTATAGTGGTGATTCAACATTCATAGCATCCAGTATTTATGGATTTGCAAATGTTCTAAAGGCAAACTCAACAATTAACATTGTAACCGGTGAGGTTACTTTGGGCGAAAACATAATGATTTATGCATATCTACCGCAAAATGCAACCGGTGAAGTCTCTTTTGAAATGATCGGGCAGTACTCAAAAAGGATTAAACAAATTGATAATGGAATTGCTTTCTGGTATATCTCACCGCTTGATGCAGGTAAATATACAATAATTGCAAGTTATGCGGGTGATGCAAACTATAATTCTTCAAGTGCGACATTTGTACTCAAGGTATCTAAGATAAAATCAGTATTGTCAGTTTCAATCAATGATGCTTCCGTAAATGATAGGGTAATTGCAAACATTAAGTTAACTGACATCAATGGGGAAGCAATAACTGGTAAAGTTGGTTTAACTATAGACAGTAAAACCTATAATGTTGATGTTAAAAAGGGCATAGGTAAATTGGTAATTGGTAAATTAAAACCTGGAAATTATATATTTTCAGCAGTATGCTCTGGGGATGATGATTACTCAACAACCTCTGTTAGTGGAAGCTTCAAAGTTGCCAGCGGTTTGTTGGAATCAGAATTAATTGTGGGTAATGTTACTTCATACTATAAAGGATCACAATCACTTCAAATAAAATTGAATTCAAACAATAAAGCTATTTCAGGAGCAATTGTCATTGTTAAAATCGGAAACAAGGAATATGAACTAACAACTGATGATGAAGGAAAAGCAGTATTGGATGTTGATTTGAATCCTGGGAAATATCTTGCAGAAGTAATCTTTGAAGAGACATTGTCTCACAAGGCAGCTAATGCTACTGCACAAATTACAGTCTTATCTACAATAAACTCAACAGATGTGGTAAAGCTCTATGGGTCAGGAACTCAATACTTTGCAATGTTCTTTACATCAGAAGGTAAGGCTTTGGCCAATACAGTGGTTAAGTTCACTATCAATGGAAAAGTATATGGAGTCAAAACTCTTGCAAATGGTATTGTGAGATTAAACATTAATATAAATCCTGGAACCTACAAAATAACTGCGGTAAATCCGCAAACAGGTGAAAAAGTTGTAAATACAATCAGGATTTATACAAAAATAATGGGAAATAAGGATTTGACACAATATTATGGTGCAGGAAAGTATTTCAAAGTGCGTATCTACAATACAACAAACCATAATCCTGTAGGTGCTGGTTGTAAGGTTGTATTCAAAGTTAATAAAAAAACCTACACGGTTAAAACTGATAAAAATGGATATGCATCATTAAAAATTAGTTTAAAACCGGGCAAATATACAATAACTACAACTTATAATGGAACTAAAGTATCCAATAAGATAACTGTAAAATCACTTATTTCTGCTAAGAATATTGTGGGCATAAAAGTTAAAAAGGTCACATTCAAAGTTAAGCTTGTTAATAAGAACGGTAAAATCGTTAAAGGTAAAAAAATAACTATTAAGTTTAAGGGCAAAACTTACAAGGTAAAAACCAACAGCAAAGGATATGCCTGTTTGATTTTGAAAAATCTTAAAGTTGGAAAATATACTGTCAAATCCACATATGGTTATTCAAAAATTACAAACACCATAAGAATTAAGAAGTGA
- a CDS encoding right-handed parallel beta-helix repeat-containing protein, which yields MNYKLICALVLLCCILNVSCVFAQMNDTNVSSTEIGETFSINTTLTPDVPDLAGNDTFYVNSNNVNTYFPDNTLDDKYKNKTLVFSGEFTDIGVLKIKSDFVTIKAPGAHLKNTVFDISGNNVTLMDITMDLDTSYEEVDGAAIYVGADNVNLINLYVNYVVPYNVNAYVVCGEANEWYPLRNLKIINSTFYFEAHNDEVQKYNCAVKLTNFHDSSMENTTIVGSYPLNEVQYGVDGATLDGLFVYSFGIEGCNNFVLKGNQIISDVNKRPAYQYPTLDGVVLSRSDDVLMYNNTIYMTDFVTNPGVENYLYGVNVHSLNNLTMDSNNISIITTGGKLALGTAYPIQLNGPMEDVKVTNNDLYSFSNGPNIGIYSQNFYGDTSILIANNTINVTGLAGTHEWALVTGIESQDSSAEIVNNQIEVHSVGEVNVGDNLYAISYRQFTAGDHTYVIQNNTAFTDGYVGVYLLSSTDSDISGNTLISYNENAQTGSDAYGRGYYSHDNDNANNNVVINIRDYLATLNNVDGGNTDNSRPSGESTSNVDGSSYNSQPTTQYDSNPLIPGYFDTHGITDKSGESDNTGLGDGTSSQNGEFDEVYNINSDEVFDNNQKSNKTTNTEIQKEDSSFMDGANVNSLSNDTDATPDLSGNDGPIGGSQVSQSNQPSVSKKAFEIEEAMKNTQDFIPSVFMVIIALILLIIGYKRRDSNYE from the coding sequence ATGAATTATAAATTAATATGTGCATTGGTATTATTATGTTGTATACTTAATGTATCATGTGTATTTGCACAAATGAATGATACAAATGTTTCTTCAACTGAAATTGGGGAAACTTTTTCAATTAATACTACATTAACTCCTGATGTTCCAGATTTGGCAGGTAATGATACATTCTACGTTAATTCGAACAATGTTAATACTTACTTTCCAGATAATACTCTAGATGACAAGTATAAGAATAAGACATTGGTGTTCAGTGGGGAATTCACAGACATTGGTGTTTTAAAAATTAAATCAGATTTTGTCACTATTAAAGCTCCTGGGGCTCATCTAAAAAATACAGTATTTGATATTTCAGGTAATAATGTCACTTTAATGGACATTACAATGGATTTAGATACTAGTTATGAAGAAGTTGATGGTGCAGCAATATATGTTGGTGCTGATAATGTTAATTTAATTAATTTGTATGTAAATTATGTAGTTCCATACAATGTTAATGCTTACGTCGTCTGTGGCGAAGCAAACGAATGGTACCCATTAAGAAATCTTAAGATTATAAATTCCACTTTTTACTTTGAAGCTCACAATGATGAAGTTCAAAAATATAATTGTGCAGTTAAATTAACTAATTTCCACGACAGTTCAATGGAAAATACTACAATTGTAGGTTCATATCCATTAAATGAAGTTCAATACGGTGTAGATGGGGCCACTTTAGATGGTCTTTTTGTCTACAGTTTTGGAATTGAAGGCTGTAACAATTTTGTTTTGAAGGGAAATCAAATAATTTCGGATGTCAATAAAAGGCCGGCTTACCAGTACCCTACCCTTGATGGTGTGGTATTGAGCAGGTCTGATGATGTCTTGATGTATAATAACACAATTTACATGACGGATTTTGTCACAAATCCTGGTGTTGAGAATTATTTGTATGGTGTTAATGTTCATTCATTAAATAATTTGACTATGGACTCAAATAATATCTCCATAATTACGACTGGAGGTAAACTGGCTTTGGGTACTGCATATCCAATTCAGCTAAATGGTCCTATGGAGGATGTTAAAGTAACAAACAATGACTTATACTCCTTTTCAAATGGGCCGAACATTGGTATTTATTCTCAAAATTTTTATGGAGACACATCCATTTTAATTGCGAACAATACCATTAATGTAACTGGACTTGCAGGAACTCATGAATGGGCGTTGGTAACAGGTATTGAATCTCAAGACTCAAGTGCAGAAATTGTAAATAATCAGATTGAAGTTCACAGCGTAGGTGAAGTAAATGTTGGCGATAATCTTTATGCAATTAGCTATCGTCAATTCACTGCAGGTGACCATACATATGTGATTCAAAACAATACTGCATTTACTGACGGTTATGTTGGAGTTTATCTATTGAGTTCTACCGATTCGGATATATCTGGAAATACATTAATTTCATATAATGAAAATGCTCAAACAGGATCTGATGCTTACGGCAGAGGTTATTATTCACATGATAATGACAATGCCAACAATAATGTTGTTATAAATATCAGGGATTATTTGGCTACCTTGAACAATGTTGATGGTGGAAATACAGATAATTCAAGGCCAAGTGGTGAGTCAACTTCTAATGTTGACGGAAGTTCATATAACTCCCAACCAACAACTCAATATGATTCCAATCCATTGATTCCGGGTTATTTTGACACTCATGGAATAACTGACAAGTCCGGAGAGTCTGATAATACTGGATTAGGAGATGGCACAAGTTCTCAAAATGGAGAATTTGATGAAGTTTATAATATAAATTCTGATGAGGTATTTGACAACAATCAAAAATCAAACAAGACCACCAATACTGAGATACAAAAAGAGGATTCTTCTTTTATGGATGGTGCAAATGTGAATTCATTGTCAAATGACACTGATGCAACACCTGATTTAAGTGGAAACGATGGTCCTATTGGTGGCAGTCAAGTAAGTCAATCAAATCAGCCAAGTGTTAGTAAAAAAGCATTTGAAATTGAGGAAGCAATGAAAAATACTCAAGATTTCATTCCATCAGTATTCATGGTTATAATTGCTTTAATTTTATTAATAATTGGTTATAAACGTCGTGATTCAAATTATGAATAA
- a CDS encoding nucleoside deaminase: MTNDDYFMGEAIIEAQKSLDEGGLPIGAVIVKDGEIISRGHNRLIQKSSVVLHAEMDAIENAGRLNYEDYTKCTIYTTLSPCPMCSGAIILYNIPKVVIGENTTLMGAENFLQDNDVEVVVLNNLKCKDLFLKFVEDNPGVWEDELKKVGNTTEVK; encoded by the coding sequence ATGACAAATGATGATTATTTTATGGGTGAAGCCATTATTGAGGCTCAAAAATCTTTAGATGAAGGTGGACTTCCTATTGGTGCAGTTATCGTTAAAGATGGGGAAATAATATCTAGAGGCCATAATAGATTAATTCAAAAGAGTTCTGTAGTTTTGCATGCTGAAATGGATGCAATTGAAAATGCGGGTCGTCTAAACTATGAAGATTATACTAAATGCACCATTTATACAACACTGTCTCCATGCCCTATGTGTTCAGGCGCTATAATATTATATAATATACCAAAAGTTGTCATAGGTGAGAATACAACATTGATGGGTGCTGAAAATTTTCTTCAGGATAATGATGTTGAAGTAGTAGTATTAAATAATTTGAAGTGCAAAGATTTATTTTTAAAATTCGTCGAAGACAATCCTGGTGTATGGGAAGATGAACTTAAAAAAGTTGGAAATACTACTGAGGTGAAATAG